Proteins found in one Rhizobium sp. BT04 genomic segment:
- a CDS encoding response regulator: MNKTTHVVAIVDDDPRLLESMGDLLESAGYVARSFSSAGSLLVNGLSDLDLLITDIGMPGIDGFELRDLVSKSRPELPVFLITGRHEIADQGRAQSAGGFFRKPFDAQALLAAIASALHKSTDGG, from the coding sequence ATGAACAAGACAACACACGTCGTGGCAATTGTCGATGATGATCCAAGGTTGCTTGAATCGATGGGCGACCTTCTGGAATCTGCGGGTTATGTGGCCCGCAGCTTCTCGTCGGCGGGCTCACTGCTCGTCAACGGGCTGTCGGACCTCGACCTGCTCATCACCGATATCGGAATGCCCGGCATCGACGGCTTCGAACTGCGTGACCTTGTGAGCAAGTCACGCCCGGAGCTGCCGGTATTCCTGATCACCGGGCGCCACGAGATAGCGGATCAGGGTCGCGCTCAAAGCGCGGGCGGATTTTTCCGCAAGCCTTTCGATGCCCAGGCCCTGCTGGCGGCAATCGCCAGCGCTTTGCATAAATCGACAGATGGAGGGTAA
- a CDS encoding response regulator transcription factor: MTADDHIVFIVDDDERIREALGELLDSHGMRAIAFESACDYVRADKPDVAACLILDIELPDINGLDLQSQIADRDHPPIVFITGHGDIPSSVRAIKHGAVDFLTKPFSDADLMAAIHAAIAEDRAKRSERAELDMLKRHYLDLTPREREVLPLVVSGLLNKQAAAELGISEVTLQIHRRNVMQKMAAASLADLVRIAERLEIPITHSRRVGGN, encoded by the coding sequence ATGACGGCCGATGACCATATCGTCTTCATCGTCGATGACGATGAACGTATCCGCGAAGCGCTTGGCGAGCTGCTGGACTCCCACGGCATGCGCGCCATCGCCTTCGAATCGGCCTGCGATTACGTGAGAGCGGACAAGCCTGACGTGGCTGCCTGCCTCATCCTCGATATCGAACTGCCTGACATCAACGGCCTCGATCTGCAGAGCCAGATCGCAGACAGGGACCATCCGCCGATCGTCTTCATCACAGGACATGGCGACATCCCCTCCTCCGTGCGTGCGATCAAGCATGGCGCGGTGGACTTCCTGACCAAACCCTTCAGCGATGCGGATCTCATGGCGGCAATCCACGCGGCGATCGCCGAGGATCGGGCAAAGAGATCGGAACGCGCCGAACTCGACATGCTCAAACGACACTACCTCGACCTGACGCCGCGAGAGCGCGAGGTGCTGCCGCTCGTCGTCAGCGGCCTTCTCAACAAACAGGCGGCAGCCGAATTGGGGATCAGCGAAGTCACGCTGCAGATCCATAGAAGAAATGTGATGCAGAAAATGGCGGCGGCATCGCTCGCCGATCTCGTCCGGATCGCGGAGAGATTGGAAATACCGATAACCCACTCGCGCCGAGTGGGAGGGAATTGA
- a CDS encoding ABC transporter ATP-binding protein, protein MTDIAPIGGRPLLQVKNLTVEFPLRTGVFRAVSDLSFSIEPGKTLCVVGESGSGKSVTARSILQIVDAPGRISGGSIILNDQNGGSINLTSLNPRGRQIRAIRGRDIAMIFQEPMSSLSPIHTVGNQIVEALRLHTRMSKAEARAEAISLLKQVEIPSPDKALDRYAFQYSGGMRQRAMIAMALACKPQLLIADEPTTALDVTTQAEILDLIARLQKAKGMAVLFITHDMGVVAQIADDVLVMHNGVAKEYAPVEQIFHAPQDDYTRMLIGSVLKLEAKAEIRLARPPLDTTAPPILELRNVSMDFGEVKALDDVSISLLPGETLGIVGESGSGKTTMGRSIMRLIDPTSGEILYRRADGDIIDLATAKGQTLAAARRELRMVFQDPFGSLNPRMTVSQIIGEPLLVNGVAKGRALEERVCHLMEQVGLDPRARERYPHAFSGGQRQRIGIARAITLNPRVIVADEATSALDVSVRSQVLDLLMRLQDELGLAYIFISHDIGVIRYMCDRVGVMYKGQLVEIGDAEKVCRAPEHAYTQALISAIPRPDPRDRDHSRRFRYVAPDILKNGSFQR, encoded by the coding sequence TTGACCGATATCGCTCCCATTGGCGGCAGGCCGCTGCTTCAGGTGAAAAACCTGACCGTCGAGTTCCCTCTGCGCACCGGCGTCTTTCGCGCCGTCAGCGATCTGTCTTTCTCGATCGAGCCGGGAAAGACACTCTGTGTCGTCGGCGAAAGCGGATCCGGCAAGTCGGTGACGGCGCGTTCGATCCTGCAGATTGTCGATGCGCCCGGCCGCATATCCGGCGGATCGATCATATTGAACGATCAGAACGGCGGCTCGATCAATCTGACCAGCCTCAATCCGCGCGGGCGTCAGATCCGAGCGATCCGCGGCCGCGACATCGCCATGATCTTTCAGGAGCCGATGTCGTCGCTGTCGCCGATCCACACGGTCGGCAACCAGATCGTCGAGGCACTTCGCCTTCACACCAGGATGAGCAAGGCAGAGGCGCGCGCTGAAGCCATATCGCTGCTCAAGCAGGTCGAAATTCCCTCGCCCGATAAAGCGCTGGACCGATATGCCTTTCAATATTCCGGCGGCATGCGCCAGCGCGCGATGATTGCTATGGCGCTCGCCTGTAAACCGCAGCTGCTGATCGCCGACGAGCCGACCACGGCCCTCGACGTGACGACCCAGGCCGAAATTCTCGACCTGATTGCCCGGCTGCAGAAGGCCAAGGGCATGGCCGTTCTGTTCATCACCCATGACATGGGCGTCGTAGCGCAGATCGCCGACGATGTGCTCGTCATGCACAACGGCGTCGCCAAGGAATATGCGCCGGTCGAGCAGATCTTTCATGCGCCGCAAGACGATTATACCCGCATGCTGATCGGCTCGGTGCTGAAGCTGGAAGCCAAGGCCGAAATCCGGCTGGCCCGCCCGCCACTCGACACGACGGCGCCGCCGATCCTCGAACTCCGCAATGTCTCGATGGATTTCGGCGAGGTGAAAGCGCTGGACGATGTTTCCATTTCGCTTCTGCCGGGCGAGACGCTCGGCATCGTCGGCGAGAGCGGATCCGGCAAGACGACGATGGGTCGCTCGATCATGCGGCTGATCGATCCGACATCGGGCGAGATCCTCTATCGCCGCGCCGACGGTGATATCATCGATCTGGCAACGGCAAAAGGGCAGACGCTGGCCGCCGCAAGGCGAGAATTGCGGATGGTGTTTCAGGATCCTTTCGGCTCCCTCAACCCACGCATGACCGTCTCCCAGATCATCGGCGAGCCGCTGCTCGTCAACGGCGTCGCCAAGGGGCGGGCCCTGGAGGAGCGCGTCTGCCACCTCATGGAGCAGGTGGGCCTCGATCCGAGGGCACGCGAACGCTACCCGCATGCATTCTCCGGCGGTCAGCGCCAACGCATCGGCATTGCCCGCGCCATCACGCTCAATCCGCGTGTCATCGTTGCCGATGAGGCGACCTCGGCGCTCGACGTCTCGGTGCGCTCGCAGGTGCTCGATCTCTTGATGCGCCTGCAGGACGAGCTCGGCCTCGCCTATATCTTCATCAGCCATGACATCGGCGTCATCCGCTACATGTGCGACCGTGTCGGCGTCATGTACAAGGGCCAGCTCGTCGAAATCGGTGACGCCGAGAAGGTCTGCCGCGCGCCCGAGCACGCCTATACGCAGGCGCTGATATCAGCGATCCCGCGCCCCGATCCGCGCGATCGCGATCATTCCAGGCGTTTCCGCTATGTCGCGCCGGACATTCTGAAGAATGGGAGTTTTCAGCGATGA
- a CDS encoding mandelate racemase/muconate lactonizing enzyme family protein, translated as MKITGIRTFLMHVGQPDPANWAADQRSGDGVSKQFGGTRNWLFLKIDTDEGITGIGECSGWPRVVETAIHDLAPLLVGEDPAHIERLWQKMHIAMMGHGMLGTVGGGAMTGIDMALWDIKGKALGVPVWMLLGGKVRDRIPIYSHANTPERALAIKARGIKAIKCGGVADPVRKVAALRDAVGDDMDIAIDLHGPPWLTPADACRLVRALEPYELMWLEDPIAPENIDGYRRIRDAAHVPLAAGERFATIFGERELIERELVDVIQPDTGRAGGITQMKKIAAMAEAHHIQMAPHSGSLGPVAEYAALHLLAAIPNALILERLDDDWDGRRQTIVPHPQQVDGLIAVPDGPGLGCDIDEAFVARFPSNGNVSVPQSAGAYNPGTDNEHLYVQTRQSRRTYFNR; from the coding sequence ATGAAAATCACCGGGATCCGCACTTTTCTCATGCATGTCGGTCAGCCCGATCCCGCGAACTGGGCTGCCGACCAACGGTCCGGTGATGGCGTCTCCAAGCAGTTCGGCGGCACCAGAAACTGGCTCTTTCTGAAGATCGATACCGATGAGGGCATCACCGGCATCGGTGAATGCTCGGGCTGGCCGCGTGTCGTCGAGACGGCGATCCATGATCTCGCCCCACTCCTCGTGGGCGAAGATCCGGCCCATATCGAGCGGCTGTGGCAGAAGATGCATATCGCCATGATGGGCCATGGCATGCTCGGAACGGTCGGAGGCGGTGCGATGACCGGCATCGACATGGCGCTTTGGGACATCAAGGGCAAGGCGCTCGGCGTGCCTGTCTGGATGCTGCTCGGCGGCAAGGTGCGCGACCGGATCCCGATCTATTCGCATGCGAATACGCCCGAGCGCGCGCTTGCCATCAAAGCGCGCGGCATAAAGGCGATCAAATGCGGCGGCGTCGCCGATCCGGTCCGCAAGGTCGCCGCGCTCCGTGACGCCGTCGGCGACGACATGGACATCGCCATCGATCTGCATGGGCCGCCGTGGCTGACGCCTGCGGATGCCTGCCGGCTGGTGCGGGCGCTCGAACCCTATGAATTGATGTGGCTGGAAGATCCGATAGCGCCGGAGAATATCGACGGCTACCGGCGCATCCGCGACGCAGCGCATGTGCCGCTTGCCGCCGGCGAGCGCTTTGCGACTATCTTCGGCGAGCGTGAGCTCATCGAGAGGGAGTTGGTGGACGTGATCCAGCCGGATACCGGCCGGGCCGGCGGCATCACCCAGATGAAGAAGATCGCTGCCATGGCCGAAGCCCATCATATTCAGATGGCGCCGCATTCGGGCTCGCTCGGGCCGGTGGCGGAATATGCGGCTTTGCATCTGCTTGCGGCGATCCCGAACGCCCTCATCCTCGAGCGCCTCGACGATGACTGGGACGGTCGCCGCCAGACGATCGTGCCGCACCCGCAGCAGGTCGACGGTTTGATCGCCGTTCCTGATGGCCCGGGACTTGGCTGCGATATCGACGAGGCTTTCGTGGCGCGCTTCCCCAGCAACGGCAATGTCTCGGTGCCGCAAAGTGCCGGTGCCTACAATCCCGGAACCGACAACGAGCATCTCTACGTGCAGACGCGCCAGTCGCGCCGTACCTATTTCAATCGTTAG
- a CDS encoding galactarate dehydratase: MKIDRMRVFMTRDKDRPRVIVALDTDDGLTGWGECYNHGPDKALPPLLDYLYEFLSGQDPTRVDYLVNLLIQQSRFPPGALGLAAISALDHCLWDLAAKAANVPVYKLLGGEVRDRIKVYAGVYTAPDAPAARDEFDRLKEGWGFTAFKLSPWRIDMHSNRWGNVVKASADYFRSLRETVNDEYEIAFDAHAKIFEPIAARQLGNALAPYDPLFFEEPLRPENIEAWGDLKQGLNCVLATGESLYNRNEFLRLLQVRGADLIQPDICVVGGISEMRRIATLAEAFFVGVAPHNPMGPLATAVNVHFSAAAQNFRILEYRLPKGQAYVYGGLDIEKREGETRYVVDPYLPKDGYLELRPDRPGWGVEMDEKAMEEEGYIHWQRRVPKRPDGSYAFA, from the coding sequence ATGAAGATCGACCGCATGCGGGTTTTCATGACCCGCGACAAGGACCGTCCGCGCGTGATCGTCGCGCTCGACACCGATGACGGGCTGACCGGCTGGGGCGAATGCTACAATCACGGCCCCGACAAGGCGCTTCCGCCCCTCCTGGATTATCTCTACGAATTTCTGTCCGGCCAGGATCCGACACGCGTCGACTATCTCGTCAATCTGTTGATCCAGCAAAGCCGGTTCCCGCCGGGCGCGCTCGGCCTTGCCGCGATCTCCGCGCTCGATCACTGCCTGTGGGACCTTGCCGCCAAGGCGGCGAACGTCCCGGTCTACAAGCTGCTGGGCGGCGAGGTGCGCGACCGCATCAAGGTCTATGCCGGGGTCTATACCGCACCGGATGCGCCGGCGGCCCGCGACGAGTTCGATCGTCTGAAGGAGGGGTGGGGTTTCACCGCCTTCAAGCTCAGCCCCTGGCGTATCGACATGCACTCCAATCGCTGGGGCAATGTCGTCAAAGCCTCGGCGGATTATTTCCGCTCGCTGCGCGAAACGGTCAATGACGAATACGAGATCGCCTTCGACGCCCATGCGAAGATTTTCGAGCCGATCGCCGCAAGGCAACTCGGCAATGCCTTGGCACCCTATGACCCTCTGTTTTTCGAGGAGCCGCTGCGGCCCGAGAATATCGAGGCCTGGGGCGACCTGAAACAGGGGCTCAACTGCGTGCTGGCGACCGGCGAGTCGCTCTATAACAGAAACGAGTTCCTGCGCCTGCTGCAGGTCAGGGGCGCCGACCTCATCCAGCCCGACATCTGCGTGGTCGGCGGCATCAGCGAAATGCGCCGCATTGCCACGCTCGCCGAAGCCTTCTTCGTCGGGGTGGCGCCGCACAACCCGATGGGACCGCTTGCGACGGCGGTCAACGTTCATTTTTCGGCGGCGGCGCAGAATTTCCGCATCCTCGAATACCGGCTGCCGAAGGGCCAGGCCTATGTCTATGGCGGTCTCGATATCGAGAAGCGTGAAGGGGAAACCCGCTACGTCGTCGATCCCTATCTGCCGAAGGACGGCTATCTCGAACTCCGCCCCGACCGGCCCGGCTGGGGCGTCGAAATGGACGAGAAGGCGATGGAGGAGGAAGGCTACATCCATTGGCAGCGGCGCGTGCCGAAGCGGCCGGACGGCTCTTACGCCTTCGCCTGA
- a CDS encoding helix-turn-helix transcriptional regulator, protein MNNPSSAAPAPETDAFGNEANFLSAMGNAKRLHILHLLTAGEMSVTVLADEVGLSQSSTSQHLAILREQELVQTRRAAQTIYYSLQSRAARMMLDTLADIFGSHPRTAVERVRTVGT, encoded by the coding sequence TTGAACAATCCATCGTCAGCTGCACCTGCCCCTGAAACCGACGCCTTCGGCAACGAAGCAAATTTCCTGTCGGCCATGGGGAATGCCAAACGGCTTCACATTCTGCATCTGTTGACCGCAGGAGAAATGTCCGTGACCGTCCTGGCTGACGAAGTGGGATTGAGCCAATCTTCAACGTCCCAGCATTTGGCAATTCTGCGGGAACAGGAACTCGTGCAGACGCGACGGGCTGCCCAGACGATCTACTATTCACTTCAATCCAGAGCGGCCAGAATGATGCTCGATACGCTCGCTGACATCTTCGGATCGCATCCTCGCACTGCAGTAGAACGTGTGCGAACCGTGGGCACCTGA
- a CDS encoding PAS domain-containing protein, whose amino-acid sequence MMSVWSHRPRAVYLGLFIVAYVLACGFAQSLAIVPGTGISIWPPGGLFIATLILASRRSWPWWILAGCLAELFSNALWFYSPLPAAFLIYVGNALEAVVAAWLVNRALKRPAQLETLQEVLAFVVLGAGIAPIVGATVGSATLAWFGIQAQSFVTAWPLWWIGDATGVLIVAPLALTVFHNWRDKTRLSAAQWLEACVLGLIFLSVAALSLSGYLPFAYIIMPPLLWAAVRFEFKGAAISLALLALITAVFTITGAGQFSGDPESQKHKQIMLQLFLAISAFSALIVAAISRQHQLAVRTLRQSVETLREREQELSQLVDMVPSHVWRLTPGGEPTFFNRRMVDFLGFDVADSDRPDMSRLEALIETVIHPDDAAGFREALDDCLATGENFAMRYRLRRADGIYHWMSSRAEPTRDQTDRIVQWYGLCHDIDDQVRAEEAVRQSERALQQMIDAVPVRVWSVEPTSGSVYFNKRYQDHFRAVIANFDALGAPRIEELLQQLIHPEDAPDVQDRLRHCFESGGGAAMRFRWREKDDVYRWAECRVEPRRDDDGRVVQWYGVSLDIDEEVRALEALRDRERELSQLVDMVPVHIARMAPNGEPTFFSKRTLQSIGLNDVAAWDKPDISRSAAIIGATVHPEDGPRMSEVLGHALATGEPYTIRYRRRRADGVYRWMEGRAEPMRDQNGEIVQWYAAAIDIDDEVRAQQALRERERELSQLVDIVPSLLWRLNADGDPTFFNKRLINFLGQDVANTDKLGMNRLSAIIEAAIHPDDAQSLAAALKHSFATGERFSKQYRLRRADGVYRWVKGSAEPLRDESGQIIQWYGLTHDIDDQLRIEEELRERERSLWQIVETLPAMIDCAAPDGEPVYRNPQLRDFLGYKLEELDGTGKTRLDGTLDAGVHPDDVAGVKENYAHSLSTGEPYARRHRLRRFDGEYRWVETRAAPMRNAEGVIVQWNVICLDIDGEVRAEEDLRQAREGLARASQVASLAELSASIAHEVNQPLAAVVANSHACQRWLLAEPPNMQRAQRTVERIIRDANSAADVVSRIRALFKQSADRRAYTALSGVVNEARNLMAEEAARRRARMEVDVDGDLPLIAIDRVQIQQVLINLIRNGIEAMDAIVGDRVIEMRLRHMGNAVQTEISDRGQGIEFPEKMFEPFFTTKESGMGMGLAICRSIVELHGGRLWAEKNNPHGATLIFTLPIETKAES is encoded by the coding sequence ATGATGAGCGTCTGGTCGCATCGCCCCCGCGCCGTGTATCTGGGGCTTTTCATCGTCGCCTATGTGCTCGCCTGCGGCTTCGCCCAGTCGCTCGCGATCGTGCCGGGAACGGGTATTTCCATCTGGCCTCCGGGCGGACTTTTCATCGCGACGCTCATCCTCGCCTCCAGGCGCAGCTGGCCATGGTGGATACTGGCGGGCTGCCTCGCCGAGCTGTTCAGCAACGCGCTGTGGTTTTACAGTCCACTACCCGCGGCCTTTCTGATCTATGTCGGCAACGCTCTTGAAGCGGTGGTCGCGGCATGGTTGGTCAATCGGGCCTTGAAGCGCCCGGCCCAGCTGGAAACCTTGCAGGAGGTTCTTGCATTCGTCGTGCTCGGGGCCGGCATTGCGCCAATCGTGGGCGCGACGGTGGGAAGTGCGACGCTCGCGTGGTTCGGCATACAAGCACAATCCTTCGTGACGGCCTGGCCTCTCTGGTGGATCGGTGATGCGACCGGTGTCCTGATCGTCGCGCCGCTGGCGCTCACCGTCTTCCACAACTGGCGCGACAAGACCCGGCTCTCGGCGGCGCAATGGCTGGAAGCCTGCGTCCTTGGGCTGATTTTTCTCAGTGTCGCCGCTCTTTCACTCAGCGGCTACCTTCCCTTCGCCTACATCATCATGCCGCCTCTTCTTTGGGCCGCGGTCCGTTTCGAATTCAAGGGGGCAGCCATATCGCTCGCTCTCCTCGCCCTGATCACGGCCGTCTTCACAATCACAGGCGCCGGCCAATTTAGCGGCGATCCCGAGTCCCAGAAACACAAGCAGATCATGCTGCAGCTCTTTTTGGCCATCTCGGCGTTTTCGGCGCTCATCGTCGCCGCCATATCCAGGCAACACCAGCTGGCCGTGCGCACATTGCGACAAAGCGTGGAGACGTTGCGCGAGCGGGAGCAGGAGCTCTCGCAGCTCGTCGACATGGTTCCGAGCCACGTCTGGCGTCTGACACCCGGCGGCGAACCGACCTTCTTCAACAGACGAATGGTTGATTTCCTCGGTTTCGACGTGGCGGATTCGGACAGGCCTGACATGAGCCGGCTGGAAGCGCTCATCGAGACCGTCATTCATCCCGATGATGCAGCCGGCTTCAGGGAAGCGCTCGACGATTGTCTCGCCACCGGCGAAAACTTTGCCATGCGGTATCGGCTGCGCCGCGCAGACGGCATCTATCACTGGATGTCGAGCCGTGCTGAGCCGACGCGGGATCAGACCGACCGCATCGTCCAGTGGTACGGCCTTTGCCACGATATCGACGATCAGGTCCGCGCCGAAGAGGCGGTGCGGCAAAGCGAGCGAGCGCTGCAGCAGATGATCGACGCCGTGCCGGTTCGCGTCTGGAGCGTCGAGCCGACGAGCGGGTCGGTCTATTTCAACAAACGCTACCAAGATCATTTCCGCGCCGTCATCGCCAATTTCGACGCTCTCGGCGCGCCGCGCATCGAAGAGCTGCTGCAGCAGCTGATCCATCCCGAAGACGCGCCGGACGTTCAGGACCGGCTGCGGCATTGTTTTGAAAGCGGCGGCGGCGCCGCGATGCGGTTTCGCTGGCGCGAAAAGGACGACGTCTACCGCTGGGCGGAATGCAGGGTGGAACCCCGGCGCGATGACGATGGAAGGGTGGTGCAATGGTACGGTGTTTCTCTCGACATCGACGAGGAGGTCCGCGCCCTGGAGGCATTACGTGATCGCGAGCGTGAACTCTCGCAGCTCGTCGACATGGTCCCGGTTCACATTGCCCGCATGGCGCCGAACGGCGAGCCGACCTTCTTCAGCAAGCGCACCCTGCAATCCATTGGGTTGAATGACGTCGCAGCTTGGGACAAGCCTGATATCAGCCGGTCGGCGGCCATCATCGGGGCAACCGTGCATCCCGAGGATGGACCTCGGATGAGCGAGGTTCTCGGTCACGCGCTTGCGACCGGCGAGCCCTATACCATACGGTACCGCCGGCGCCGCGCCGATGGCGTATATCGCTGGATGGAAGGTCGCGCAGAGCCGATGCGGGATCAAAATGGAGAGATTGTGCAATGGTACGCGGCTGCGATCGACATCGATGACGAGGTGCGTGCGCAACAGGCCCTGCGTGAGCGGGAACGGGAGCTGTCACAACTCGTCGACATCGTCCCGAGCCTTCTCTGGCGCTTGAACGCGGATGGCGACCCGACCTTCTTCAACAAGCGGCTGATCAATTTTCTCGGCCAGGACGTTGCAAACACGGATAAGCTCGGCATGAACCGGCTGTCCGCCATCATCGAAGCCGCCATCCATCCCGACGATGCGCAGAGCCTTGCCGCGGCGTTGAAGCATTCCTTTGCCACCGGCGAGCGCTTCTCGAAGCAGTATCGCCTGCGGCGCGCCGATGGCGTCTACCGCTGGGTCAAAGGCAGCGCCGAGCCGCTCAGGGACGAGAGCGGGCAAATCATTCAGTGGTACGGTCTCACCCATGACATCGACGATCAGCTGCGCATCGAGGAGGAGTTGCGCGAGCGAGAACGCTCGCTCTGGCAGATCGTCGAAACGCTGCCGGCAATGATCGATTGCGCAGCACCCGATGGGGAACCGGTGTACCGCAACCCCCAGCTCCGCGACTTCCTCGGATATAAGCTCGAGGAGTTGGATGGAACGGGAAAAACCCGGCTGGACGGCACGCTCGATGCCGGCGTTCATCCCGACGATGTGGCTGGGGTCAAAGAGAACTATGCCCATTCATTGTCCACCGGCGAGCCCTATGCGCGCCGGCATCGTCTGCGGCGCTTCGATGGTGAATATCGCTGGGTCGAGACACGGGCTGCGCCGATGCGCAATGCCGAAGGCGTCATCGTCCAGTGGAATGTGATCTGCCTTGATATCGACGGAGAGGTTCGGGCGGAGGAGGATCTGCGTCAGGCGCGAGAAGGCCTTGCGCGGGCGAGCCAGGTGGCAAGCCTCGCCGAGCTTTCGGCCTCCATCGCCCACGAGGTGAACCAGCCGCTGGCGGCCGTCGTGGCAAACTCACATGCCTGCCAGCGCTGGCTCCTGGCCGAACCGCCGAACATGCAGCGGGCGCAAAGGACGGTCGAGCGCATCATCCGGGACGCCAACTCGGCTGCCGATGTCGTCAGCCGCATCCGTGCCCTGTTCAAACAATCCGCAGACAGGAGGGCTTACACGGCGCTCTCGGGCGTCGTCAACGAAGCACGCAACCTCATGGCCGAGGAAGCCGCCCGCCGTCGCGCCCGGATGGAGGTGGATGTCGATGGCGACCTTCCGCTCATCGCCATCGATCGCGTCCAGATCCAGCAGGTCCTGATCAATCTCATCCGCAACGGCATCGAGGCTATGGACGCCATTGTCGGCGACAGGGTGATCGAGATGCGCTTGCGCCACATGGGGAACGCCGTCCAGACCGAAATCAGCGATCGCGGCCAGGGCATCGAGTTTCCCGAGAAGATGTTCGAGCCGTTCTTCACGACGAAGGAAAGCGGCATGGGCATGGGTCTGGCCATCTGCCGTTCGATCGTCGAGCTACATGGTGGACGCTTGTGGGCCGAGAAGAACAATCCGCACGGAGCGACGTTGATCTTTACCTTGCCCATAGAAACGAAGGCGGAGTCATGA
- a CDS encoding response regulator transcription factor yields MRVDQPLPRRSAPLSMQYRCEEVEPLVIIVDDDVSVREALSELILSAGFQSVSYASTRELLDADILDSPGCLILDVRMPGASGLHLQRHLAENGIPKPIIFLTGHGDIPMTVQAMKAGAVDFLTKPVRDQTLLDAITAAIAMDAERRAEAAVAKRNIERVETLTQREREVLHEVAHGRLNKQIAFDLGISEVTVKLHRSNVMHKMEAASIGELIRAWETLPAQMRQAGSR; encoded by the coding sequence ATGAGAGTTGACCAGCCGTTGCCGCGGAGATCGGCGCCGTTATCAATGCAGTACAGATGTGAAGAGGTTGAGCCGCTCGTCATTATCGTCGATGACGACGTATCGGTTCGCGAGGCGCTGTCGGAGTTGATCCTGTCGGCGGGTTTCCAATCGGTCAGTTATGCCTCGACCCGCGAACTGCTTGACGCAGATATCCTGGATAGTCCCGGCTGCCTGATCCTCGACGTGCGCATGCCGGGGGCGAGCGGCCTCCACCTGCAGCGTCATCTGGCCGAAAACGGCATTCCCAAGCCGATCATCTTCCTGACAGGCCATGGCGACATCCCGATGACCGTTCAGGCCATGAAGGCGGGCGCTGTGGACTTTCTCACCAAGCCGGTGCGAGACCAGACGCTGCTCGACGCCATCACTGCGGCCATCGCGATGGATGCCGAACGAAGGGCGGAAGCCGCAGTCGCCAAGCGCAATATTGAACGCGTGGAGACGCTGACGCAGCGTGAACGCGAAGTTCTGCACGAGGTGGCGCACGGACGCCTCAACAAGCAGATCGCCTTCGATCTCGGCATCAGTGAAGTGACGGTCAAACTGCATCGCAGCAATGTCATGCACAAGATGGAGGCGGCCTCGATCGGCGAACTGATCCGGGCATGGGAGACATTGCCGGCGCAGATGCGTCAGGCCGGGTCGCGTTAG